A region from the Clostridia bacterium genome encodes:
- a CDS encoding IS3 family transposase: KYLIWYNEERIKVSLGGMSPMEYRQSIGLAA; this comes from the coding sequence ATAAATACCTTATCTGGTATAACGAGGAAAGGATCAAGGTGTCTTTGGGTGGTATGAGCCCAATGGAATACCGGCAGAGCATCGGTTTAGCGGCGTAA